Proteins from a genomic interval of Choristoneura fumiferana chromosome 12, NRCan_CFum_1, whole genome shotgun sequence:
- the LOC141433312 gene encoding uncharacterized protein isoform X2 gives MSKTQAWQASFYVKESSPYVSSTECHLTPVFGILLRISRCMGVAPVRLRWCRGNSLIEVSRELVVFQRLIMILSSILLFIGVGYDFISNNHVRVGTAIFTAALWITEICLGMSICLIRAFKAPGTVDRLIILLKQINKINHGLNHGVSKVRCLKFGKLKLSLYMIGTFLLRISDFIWFQLNVDNPLVVTLYACFYYQDLSVQIIQLELALVMAQMTSLVVGLNDHLHRLLQSISQNSDDVVNSKYRYLTIRQLAQYHEQICDMVKAVDEDSGPILLLSFMLVFLQLLITPYNLMAIVMHKRTELIIQQSCWSIFHLTSLLVLVEPCHWMQDQMDHTRYLLTRLARRSADGDERFFKELELFILQIQMKGAVIAPMGVFTISRSLVASIIGSVTTYLAIIIQMHDVNEML, from the exons atgtcaaaaacacaAGCGTGGCAAGCAAGTTTTTATGTCAAAG AAAGCAGTCCATACGTGTCAAGCACGGAGTGTCACTTGACCCCCGTGTTTGGTATCTTGTTACGAATATCCCGGTGTATGGGCGTCGCTCCAGTGCGCCTGCGATGGTGTCGAGGCAATTCGCTCATAGAAGTTTCAAGAGAGTTAGTTGTATTTCAACGCCTGATCATGATTTTAAGCA GTATTCTTCTTTTTATAGGTGTAGGATAtgattttatatcaaataaccATGTGCGTGTAGGCACTGCCATATTCACGGCTGCGCTTTGGATTACTGAGATATGTCTTGGAATGTCAATTTGTCTAATAAGAGCGTTTAAGGCTCCGGGTACTGTTGATCGCCTTATAATACTACTAAAGCAAATTAATAAG ATAAACCACGGCTTAAATCATGGCGTTTCTAAGGTCAGATGTCTGAAGTTTGGAAAATTGAAGCTGTCTTTGTACATGATCGGGACTTTTTTATTACGCATCTCTGATTTTATTTGGTTCCAGCTTAATGTTGACAATC ctctCGTAGTAACATTATACGCATGCTTTTATTATCAAGATTTGTCAGTGCAAATAATACAGCTAGAGTTAGCTCTAGTTATGGCGCAGATGACCTCTTTGGTCGTTGGACTTAACGATCATCTTCACCGATTACTTCAAAGCATTTCACAAAATT CTGACGACGTAGTAAATTCCAAGTATAGATATCTAACTATACGACAACTTGCTCAGTACCATGAGCAAATCTGCGATATGGTTAAAGCAGTAGATGAGGACAGTGGGCCCATTTTACTTCTCAGTTTTATGCTGGTGTTCTTACAGTTACTGATAACGCCGTATAACTTGATGGCTATCG TGATGCACAAAAGGACGGAACTCATCATACAGCAATCGTGTTGGTCAATATTCCATTTGACATCTTTACTCGTGCTGGTTGAGCCTTGTCATTGGATGCAGGATCAG ATGGATCACACTCGATATTTGCTGACTCGCTTAGCGCGCAGATCAGCAGACGGGGACGAACGTTTCTTCAAGGAGTTGGAGCTTTTCATTCTCCAGATCCAGATGAAAGGCGCCGTTATAGCACCAATGGGCGTCTTCACGATCTCCAGGTCGCTTGTAGCATCG ATAATCGGTAGTGTAACTACATACTTGGCGATTATAATTCAAATGCACGATGTTAATGAAATGTTGTAA
- the LOC141433312 gene encoding uncharacterized protein isoform X4, whose amino-acid sequence MSKTQAWQASFYVKESSPYVSSTECHLTPVFGILLRISRCMGVAPVRLRWCRGNSLIEVSRELVVFQRLIMILSSILLFIGVGYDFISNNHVRVGTAIFTAALWITEICLGMSICLIRAFKAPGTVDRLIILLKQINKINHGLNHGVSKVRCLKFGKLKLSLYMIGTFLLRISDFIWFQLNVDNPLVVTLYACFYYQDLSVQIIQLELALVMAQMTSLVVGLNDHLHRLLQSISQNSDDVVNSKYRYLTIRQLAQYHEQICDMVKAVDEDSGPILLLSFMLVFLQLLITPYNLMAIGKYLYRKIIPIFNFQKCAKFNGCSFFSANDTINNEILLRATFVPFFSNIFLPSDAQKDGTHHTAIVLVNIPFDIFTRAG is encoded by the exons atgtcaaaaacacaAGCGTGGCAAGCAAGTTTTTATGTCAAAG AAAGCAGTCCATACGTGTCAAGCACGGAGTGTCACTTGACCCCCGTGTTTGGTATCTTGTTACGAATATCCCGGTGTATGGGCGTCGCTCCAGTGCGCCTGCGATGGTGTCGAGGCAATTCGCTCATAGAAGTTTCAAGAGAGTTAGTTGTATTTCAACGCCTGATCATGATTTTAAGCA GTATTCTTCTTTTTATAGGTGTAGGATAtgattttatatcaaataaccATGTGCGTGTAGGCACTGCCATATTCACGGCTGCGCTTTGGATTACTGAGATATGTCTTGGAATGTCAATTTGTCTAATAAGAGCGTTTAAGGCTCCGGGTACTGTTGATCGCCTTATAATACTACTAAAGCAAATTAATAAG ATAAACCACGGCTTAAATCATGGCGTTTCTAAGGTCAGATGTCTGAAGTTTGGAAAATTGAAGCTGTCTTTGTACATGATCGGGACTTTTTTATTACGCATCTCTGATTTTATTTGGTTCCAGCTTAATGTTGACAATC ctctCGTAGTAACATTATACGCATGCTTTTATTATCAAGATTTGTCAGTGCAAATAATACAGCTAGAGTTAGCTCTAGTTATGGCGCAGATGACCTCTTTGGTCGTTGGACTTAACGATCATCTTCACCGATTACTTCAAAGCATTTCACAAAATT CTGACGACGTAGTAAATTCCAAGTATAGATATCTAACTATACGACAACTTGCTCAGTACCATGAGCAAATCTGCGATATGGTTAAAGCAGTAGATGAGGACAGTGGGCCCATTTTACTTCTCAGTTTTATGCTGGTGTTCTTACAGTTACTGATAACGCCGTATAACTTGATGGCTATCGGTAAGTATTTATATCGTAAAATCATACCTATATTTAATTTCCAAAAATGTGCCAAATTTAATGGTTGTTCTTTTTTTTCGGCTAACGACACAATTAATAATGAAATCTTATTACGTGCCACTTTTGTGCCATtcttttctaatatatttttaccaAGTGATGCACAAAAGGACGGAACTCATCATACAGCAATCGTGTTGGTCAATATTCCATTTGACATCTTTACTCGTGCTGGTTGA